In the genome of Vibrio ziniensis, the window TACTTACTAATAAAATGAGTAAAGTTGAAGCAGCGGAGAAATTGCTTTCTTTTGCACAAATTCCAAACAAAGTTGTCGGTGTTATTCATCTTGAAGATGGACGTCGTCGTCAGTCTATTCAACACATGAACCAAGTGTGGGACGGCAAAAAATGGGTGCTATTCAATCCAGAGACAGGAACGCAACCTACACATCCAAACCTTTTAGTTTGGGATGAATCAAACATTTCATTGCTTGATGTGGTTGGCGGCCGCAACAGCCAAGTCCATTTCAGCATGATCGCTCAAGAAGTTTCACCACAGCAAGCAACTAACAATAAAGTCGAAGCCGATGGCTTGTTGAACCTATCGATTCACAGCCTGCCGCTTGAAGAACAAGCCATGTTTAAAACTATCATGCTGATCCCAATCGGTGCTTTGATTGTGGTATTCCTTCGCGTGATCATTGGTTTAAAAACATCCGGCACATTTATGCCTGTTTTGATTGCGGTTGCATTCGTTCAAACACAATTAACTACCGGCATTGTTGGCTTCCTGCTTATTGTTGGTACAGGTTTAATCATCCGAAGTTACCTGTCGAAGCTTAACTTACTGTTGGTGGCGCGAATATCTGCCGTCATCATCGCAGTTATTTTGATTATTTCTATCTTTACTGTAGTTGCCTTCAAGATTGGCTTGACCGAAGGTTTAACTATCACATTCTTCCCGATGATCATCCTATCTTGGACAATCGAACGTATGTCTATTCTTTGGGAAGAAGAAGGTGCAAAAGAAGTCCTGCTACAAGGTGGAGGTTCACTACTAACAGCAGTATTGATTTACTTGGCAATGACCAACTCATATGTGCAGCACTTAACCTTTAACTTCATCGGTCTACAACTGGTCGTTTTAGCTATAATTTTGTTGCTAGGCACATACACAGGTTACCGCATCACCGAGTTGCGTCGATTTAAGCCTCTTGTAGACGGGGACTAATATGTTTTTGAATCTCTCCGAATACACATCGCCCTTTAAACTAAAGCGCAAAGGGATAATGGGAATGAACAAGCGTAACCACGCTTACATTGGTCGTTACAATGACCGTTCAAAATATCCATTAGTGGATGACAAGTTAAAAACTAAGCTTATTGCACAACAAGCTGGAGCGACAGTACCAAAGCTTATTGGTGTCGTCAGTAACCAAGGTGACGTTAAACACATCCATGAAATGGTGAAAGACTGGCAAGGCTTTGTTATCAAACCCGCTCGTGGGAGTGGTGGTAAAGGTATTCTGGTTATCACTTCACACAAAGATGGCGTGTATACCAAGCCTTCCGGTTCAACAATCAACAAAGAGGACGTTGAACGCCACGTCAGTAACGCGCTAGCTGGACTATTCTCTTTAGGTGGTAAAAACGACGTGGCTGTGGTGGAAAACCTGATTAAGTTTGATGACTGCTTTGACGGTTTTAGCTTCGAAGGTGTTCCAGATGTCCGTATCATCGTATTTAAAGGCTATCCTGTTATGGCGATGATGCGTCTTTCCACATCGGCATCCGATGGTAAAGCCAACCTACACCAAGGTGCGGTTGGCGTTGGTATTGATATCGCGACAGGTAAAGCTGTACGAGCCGTTCAATTCAACCGCCCGGTTACCCATCATCCGGACACAGGAAAAGAGCTCAAAACTCTTGAGGTTCCGCATTGGCAACGTTTGTTAACACTTGCAGCCAGTGCCTGGGAAATGACAGGATTGGGCTACATGGGCACAGATATGGTTCTTGATAAAGAAGAAGGACCTATGGTTTTAGAGCTCAACGCTCGACCAGGGCTTGCAATTCAGATAGCAAACGGAGCAGGTCTATTACCACGTTTGCAGCATATCGAGAACCTTGGCACTCCGATGATCTATCCTTCAGCAGAGCAACGTGTTGCCTACGCGGCAAAACACTTCGGTGTTAAATAAGCCTAACTTTAAGAGACAAAAGCCAGAGACGATTCTCTGGCTTTTTGCATTCTAGGATGGTATTAGTAATAAATAGTAACCCTTTAATCATATGAAAAGAGGCATAATAGCTAGCTTCGTGGTTGTAGACCTGACAACTCAATTGTGAAAAATCAGTCACAAATACTGTTCAAGCATCGTTTCTAAAAATTCAACATCAGCCTTAAAGAAGTCCTTCCTTGGGATCTCATTGAAAGCAAACCAATAGAAAGTTTGTTTACGCACAGGGTCGATCACTTGCGGTGTAACACCTGGCTGCGCGGCTAAAACGACATAATGAATGAAGCCACCAAATTCATTAATCAGAGAATGGCTTCCAATTAATTGGACGTCCCTTAGTCCAGTTTCTTCCCACAGTTCACGAATAGCAGCTTGCTCACCCGATTCCCCCATATCAACCGAACCACCAGGGAATTCAAATACCATTCCTATATTACGTCGAAATCTCTCCTGCAAAAGAACCTTTCCATCCCTAATGACAACCGCCATTGGTAAGTTTTTCAATCTTCAGTCCCTTTTCAAAATTTTATTGAAGGTATGCTCTTTTATGCGCTTGTAGCAACATAACTTAGAAAGAACAGACACTCTCCTTAGAAAAGGTTGTTGAGTGTCTATGTGATGCAACCATTTCCGGTCATCGACACCAGAGCAAGACCATCAGCATTGCCCTAGCTCGTAGTATTTTAATCCACGAGTCTAAATCAACATTTACCCCGCCAAGGTTAACTTCATTTGAGTCTGTCGACCATTCACGATAGAGTACATATTGTAATATCGTATACTATATAATGGAGATTAATTTGCATGGATGCTCAACAAAAGATTTCAATTGAAGAACTTAGAAAACTCTGCCGTGATGTTTTGGCTCACTATGGTTTCAGCCAGTTACATATCAATGCATTAACAGAAACACTTGTGACCGGGCAAATCAACGAATGTGCCTCTCATGGAGTATATCGGCTCTTAGGCCTTATTCACACGTTAAATGCTGGTAAAGTCAGCCCTGATGCGCATCCGATTGTATTCGACCATGCGCCTGCTATTGTAAAAGTGGATGCGCAGAAGACCTTTTCCCCAATCGCATTTCAGGCTGGCTTACCTCTTCTTACAGAAAAAGCGAAGATAAACGGTTTAGCCGCAATGGCGATTAATCATTGTGTGCATTTTTCTGCACTATGGTTCGAAATTGAACAAATCACTCAGCAGGGGCTAGTTGCAATTGCCTGTAATCCTTCACACGCCTGGGTTGCACCTGTGGGTGGGTCGAAGTCTATATTAGGTACGAATCCATTTGCCTTTGGCTGGCCAAGACCTGATAACGACCCATTCATTTTTGACTTTGCCACTTCTGCGATTGCACGTGGTGATATTGAACTACATCGACGTACCAATACCCCACTAAAGGAAGGCTGGGCAGTCGATGTCAAAGGTAACCCAACCACAGACCCAAATGAAGCTCTTACCGGTTCTATGTTACCTTTCGGTTCCCATAAAGGATCTGCGTTATCGATTATGATTGAACTGATAGCAGCATCGTTAATTGGTGACTTGAACAGTGCTGAGTCTTTGGCTTGGGATGAAAAAGCAGGTGGCTTACCCTATCACGGAGAGATCATCATCGCGTTTAATCCTCAGTCATTTTTAGGAGACCAAATGAGCGAGTATTTTAATCGTGCAGAACTCATGTTCGGAGATATTGAAGCGTCTGGTGCTCGTCTTCCTTCACAGCGCAGATATGCAGCGAAGAAAAAGAACCTCGCCAGTGGGATGGTTAGTATCGATCAGACGCTGTTGAAGGATATTCAAAACCTGCTTAGCTAAATTTTACAACTTGCGA includes:
- a CDS encoding inactive transglutaminase family protein, with protein sequence MTSRVPFYLSVFLLIAAGIALSVLRHQNYGVPWTPGETRQIWDIEARIEFNALGKEAKVSLAAPHTQDGYTLIGETASSPGYGVSYVSDQAGRRAEWSIRQAQGPQTIYYKTQFLVDPQAKVTMVPPMQEVVKPTFEGPVETAAIALINRATERSADDISFSRELIKNLNDSESQNASLLTNKMSKVEAAEKLLSFAQIPNKVVGVIHLEDGRRRQSIQHMNQVWDGKKWVLFNPETGTQPTHPNLLVWDESNISLLDVVGGRNSQVHFSMIAQEVSPQQATNNKVEADGLLNLSIHSLPLEEQAMFKTIMLIPIGALIVVFLRVIIGLKTSGTFMPVLIAVAFVQTQLTTGIVGFLLIVGTGLIIRSYLSKLNLLLVARISAVIIAVILIISIFTVVAFKIGLTEGLTITFFPMIILSWTIERMSILWEEEGAKEVLLQGGGSLLTAVLIYLAMTNSYVQHLTFNFIGLQLVVLAIILLLGTYTGYRITELRRFKPLVDGD
- a CDS encoding alpha-L-glutamate ligase-like protein, translated to MFLNLSEYTSPFKLKRKGIMGMNKRNHAYIGRYNDRSKYPLVDDKLKTKLIAQQAGATVPKLIGVVSNQGDVKHIHEMVKDWQGFVIKPARGSGGKGILVITSHKDGVYTKPSGSTINKEDVERHVSNALAGLFSLGGKNDVAVVENLIKFDDCFDGFSFEGVPDVRIIVFKGYPVMAMMRLSTSASDGKANLHQGAVGVGIDIATGKAVRAVQFNRPVTHHPDTGKELKTLEVPHWQRLLTLAASAWEMTGLGYMGTDMVLDKEEGPMVLELNARPGLAIQIANGAGLLPRLQHIENLGTPMIYPSAEQRVAYAAKHFGVK
- a CDS encoding NUDIX hydrolase → MKNLPMAVVIRDGKVLLQERFRRNIGMVFEFPGGSVDMGESGEQAAIRELWEETGLRDVQLIGSHSLINEFGGFIHYVVLAAQPGVTPQVIDPVRKQTFYWFAFNEIPRKDFFKADVEFLETMLEQYL
- a CDS encoding Ldh family oxidoreductase codes for the protein MDAQQKISIEELRKLCRDVLAHYGFSQLHINALTETLVTGQINECASHGVYRLLGLIHTLNAGKVSPDAHPIVFDHAPAIVKVDAQKTFSPIAFQAGLPLLTEKAKINGLAAMAINHCVHFSALWFEIEQITQQGLVAIACNPSHAWVAPVGGSKSILGTNPFAFGWPRPDNDPFIFDFATSAIARGDIELHRRTNTPLKEGWAVDVKGNPTTDPNEALTGSMLPFGSHKGSALSIMIELIAASLIGDLNSAESLAWDEKAGGLPYHGEIIIAFNPQSFLGDQMSEYFNRAELMFGDIEASGARLPSQRRYAAKKKNLASGMVSIDQTLLKDIQNLLS